A genomic segment from Dasypus novemcinctus isolate mDasNov1 chromosome X, mDasNov1.1.hap2, whole genome shotgun sequence encodes:
- the XPNPEP2 gene encoding xaa-Pro aminopeptidase 2, with amino-acid sequence MAPARWSCYPWLVFLCACAWGHPKPADLGGEDVRNCSTSPPYLPGTAVNTTARLEALRQQLQAQNLSAYIIPDTDAHMSEYIGKHDARRAWITGFTGSAGTAVVTLGKAAIWTDSRYWTQAERQMDCNWELHKEVGTAPIVTWLLTEIPAGGRVGFDPFLFSVGSWENYDLALQGFHRQLVSITDNLVDLVWGSQRPPIPSQPIYALKEEFTGSTWQDKVSSIRSQMQKHRKAPTAVLLSALDETAWLFNLRSNDIPYNPFFYSYTLLTDSSIRLFANKSRFSSETLQYLNSSCIGSMCVQILDYSQVRSTVQAYASGDVRIWIGTSYTTYGLYEVVPKEKLVADTYSPVMMAKAVKTSKEQALLKASHIRDAVAVIRYLVWLEKNVPKGTVDEFSGAELVDKFRGEEMFSSGPSFETISASGLNAALAHYSPTKELHRKLSSDEMYLLDSGGQYWDGTTDITRTVHWGTPSAFQKEAYTRVLIGNIDLSRLIFPAATSGRVVEAFARRALWDVGLNYGHGTGHGIGNFLCVHEWPVGFQSNNIAMAKGMFTSIEPGYYQDGEFGIRLEDVALVVEAKTKYPGTYLTFEVVSLVPYDRNLIDVSLLSPQQLQYLNHYYQTIREKVGPELQRRQLLEEFAWLQQHTEPLSARAPRTTSLAAVLAASTLAVLGWSV; translated from the exons ATGGCCCCAGCTCGCTGGAGCTGCTACCCTTGGCTTGTCTTCCTCTGTG CTTGTGCCTGGGGCCACCCAAAACCAGCAGACCTCGGAGGAGAGGATGTGAGAAATTGTTCAACCAGCCCTCCG TACCTTCCAGGCACTGCAGTCAACACCACAGCACGGCTCGAGGCCCTCCGCCAGCAGTTGCAGGCCCAGAATCTCTCTGCCTACATCATCCCAGACACGGATGCTCACATG AGCGAGTACATCGGCAAACATGATGCGAGGCGTGCATGGATTACAGGCTTTACAGGGTCTGCAG GAACCGCAGTGGTGACCCTGGGGAAAGCAGCAATCTGGACTGACAGTCGCTACTGGACTCAGGCCGAGCGGCAGATGGACTGCAACTGGGAGCTCCATAAGGAAG TTGGCACTGCACCCATTGTCACCTGGCTCCTCACCGAGATTCCTGCTGGAGGGCGTGTGGGCTTCGACCCCTTCCTCTTCTCCGTTG GTTCCTGGGAGAATTATGACCTGGCCCTCCAAGGCTTTCACAGACAGCTGGTGTCTATCACAGACAACCTGGTGGACCTGGTATGGGGGTCCCAGAGGCCTCCCATCCCAAGCCAGCCAATTTATGCCCTGAAGGAGGAATTCACAG GGAGCACGTGGCAGGATAAAGTATCTAGCATCCGAAGCCAGATGCAGAAGCATCGCAAGGCCCCAACTGCCGTCCTTCTGTCGGCGCTTGATGAAACTGCCT GGCTCTTCAACCTCCGCAGCAACGACATCCCCTATAACCCGTTCTTCTATTCCTACACGCTGCTCACAGACTCCTCCATCAG GTTATTTGCAAACAAGAGTCGCTTCAGCTCCGAGACCCTGCAGTACCTGAACTCCAGCTGCATAGGCTCTATGTGTGTGCAAATATTGGACTACAGCCAAGTCCGCAGTACCGTCCAGGCCTATGCCTCGGGAGACGTGAGGATCTGGATTGGGACCAGCTATACCACATATGGGCTCTATGAGGTGGTACCCAAG GAGAAACTTGTGGCAGATACCTACTCCCCAGTAATGATGGCCAAGGCAGTAAAAACCAGCAAGGAGCAGGCTCTCCTCAAGGCCAGCCAC ATACGGGATGCTGTGGCCGTGATCCGGTACTTGGTCTGGCTGGAGAAGAACGTGCCCAAAGGCACAGTGGACGAGTTCTCTGGGGCAGAGCTCGTGGACAAGTTCCGAGG AGAAGAAATGTTCTCCTCCGGGCCCAGTTTTGAAACCATCTCTGCTAGTGGCCTGAATGCTGCCCTAGCCCACTACAG CCCAACCAAGGAGCTGCACCGCAAACTGTCCTCGGATGAGATGTACCTGCTGGATTCCGGGGGGCAATACTG GGATGGAACCACAGACATCACCAGAACAGTTCACTGGGGCACCCCTTCTGCTTTCCAAAAG GAGGCATATACCCGCGTGTTGATAGGAAATATCGATCTGTCCAGACTTATCTTTCCTGCTGCTACATCAG ggcgaGTGGTGGAAGCTTTTGCCCGCAGAGCCTTGTGGGACGTTGGACTCAATTATGGTCACGGGACAGGCCATGGCATTGGCAACTTCCTCTGCGTGCATGAGT GGCCAGTGGGATTCCAGTCCAACAACATCGCCATGGCCAAGGGCATGTTCACTTCCATCG AACCTGGTTACTATCAGGATGGAGAATTTGGGATACGGCTTGAAGATGTGGCCCTTGTGGTAGAAGCAAAGACCAAG TACCCAGGGACCTACCTGACCTTTGAAGTGGTATCTTTGGTGCCTTATGACCGGAACCTCATCGATGTCAGCTTGCTGTCCCCCCAGCAG CTCCAGTACCTGAACCACTACTACCAGACCATCCGCGAGAAGGTGGGGCCAGAGTTGCAGCGGCGCCAGTTGCTGGAGGAGTTTGCGTGGCTGCAGCAGCACACAGAGCCCCTGTCGGCGAGGGCCCCGCGCACCACCTCCCTGGCCGCTGTGTTGGCAGCCTCCACCCTTGCTGTCCTTGGCTGGAGTGTCTAA